In Anaeromyxobacter sp., the following proteins share a genomic window:
- a CDS encoding S9 family peptidase, whose translation MRRHAPIAAAHARRLATLALVVAGLAPPALAAAEGSPAPVGLARFTDHDRFRSAKISPRGTYLAVMALHEGRRAIVFIDLTTRAVVSSFNPAGTTVAGDFHWASDARVVVELADQDGTLAAPVSRGELATVWASSGKTKLVFGYRAGEMQTGSLIKKAAPEAAWARVVDTLRGDDRRILVAITSMLEAGDRAERLWKLDLDTGLKTEVGAAPVARAGLLTDADGELRLAVGIDQALTSHSWLRTPEREWRELTGLAGFNRDSVPVAFLAKDQAVEVVEPHQKGLGLFRVSLETGQRTLLAAFDLSEPTAFLRDRETRRTVAVESHPDLPTWDVVAPEHPLARALEGLLAAYPGQHVQLIDTTEDDRVAVAYVSGDRHPGQFLVVDVAKLTAEPVVEVRPWIRPEEMSEVQAFHIAASDGFRIHGYLTLPAARPGAAPPPLVVMPHGGPHFVRDSWRFDWEAQLLASQGFAVLQVNYRGSGGYGTAFQEAGYRHWGDRMVQDVVDAARWAARKGKVDGTRVCAMGTSFGAYAAMQAAILAPDLIRCAAGLSGVYDLTMMDWRGDISWSGLGRGYVKRAVGEDPATLRAFSPVYNAARLTAPVFLAHGGRDERTPLAHAERLKEALTGQGRPPGWLVEPTEGHGFYDEAARLRLYQRVVGFLEANTTPTRTPTSTPTSTPTPTSTPTSTSTPTP comes from the coding sequence ATGCGCCGCCACGCCCCGATCGCCGCAGCCCACGCCAGGCGCCTGGCCACGCTGGCCCTGGTGGTGGCCGGGCTGGCGCCGCCGGCCCTGGCCGCGGCGGAGGGCTCGCCGGCCCCCGTCGGCCTGGCGCGCTTCACCGACCACGACCGGTTCCGCTCGGCCAAGATCTCGCCCAGGGGGACCTACCTGGCGGTCATGGCCCTGCACGAGGGGCGCCGGGCCATCGTCTTCATCGACCTGACCACCCGCGCGGTGGTCTCCAGCTTCAACCCGGCCGGCACCACCGTGGCGGGCGACTTCCACTGGGCCAGCGACGCCCGGGTGGTGGTGGAGCTGGCCGACCAGGACGGCACGCTGGCCGCGCCGGTGAGCCGCGGCGAGCTCGCCACGGTGTGGGCCTCGAGCGGCAAGACCAAGCTGGTCTTCGGCTACCGCGCCGGGGAGATGCAGACCGGGTCGCTCATCAAGAAGGCCGCCCCCGAGGCGGCCTGGGCCCGCGTGGTGGACACGCTGCGCGGCGACGACCGGCGCATCCTGGTGGCCATCACCTCCATGCTCGAGGCGGGGGACCGGGCCGAGCGGCTCTGGAAGCTCGACCTCGACACCGGGCTGAAGACCGAGGTGGGGGCCGCCCCGGTGGCCCGGGCCGGCCTGCTCACCGACGCCGACGGGGAGCTGCGGCTGGCGGTCGGGATCGACCAGGCCCTCACCTCCCACTCCTGGCTGCGCACGCCGGAGCGGGAGTGGCGCGAGCTGACCGGCCTGGCCGGCTTCAACCGGGACAGCGTCCCGGTGGCCTTCCTGGCCAAGGACCAGGCCGTGGAGGTGGTCGAGCCGCACCAGAAGGGGCTGGGCCTCTTCCGGGTGTCGCTCGAGACCGGCCAGCGCACGCTGCTGGCCGCCTTCGACCTGTCCGAGCCCACGGCCTTCCTGCGCGACCGCGAGACGCGGCGGACCGTGGCCGTCGAGTCGCACCCCGACCTGCCGACCTGGGACGTGGTGGCGCCCGAGCACCCGCTGGCGCGGGCGCTGGAGGGGCTGCTGGCGGCCTACCCGGGCCAGCACGTCCAGCTCATCGACACCACCGAGGACGACCGGGTGGCCGTGGCCTACGTCTCCGGCGACCGTCACCCCGGCCAGTTCCTGGTGGTGGACGTGGCCAAGCTGACCGCGGAGCCGGTGGTGGAGGTGCGCCCCTGGATCCGGCCCGAGGAGATGTCGGAGGTGCAGGCCTTCCACATCGCCGCCTCCGACGGCTTCCGCATCCACGGCTACCTCACGCTGCCGGCGGCCAGGCCCGGCGCGGCGCCGCCGCCGCTGGTGGTCATGCCGCACGGCGGTCCGCACTTCGTGCGCGACTCCTGGCGCTTCGACTGGGAGGCCCAGCTCCTGGCCAGCCAGGGCTTCGCGGTGCTGCAGGTGAACTACCGCGGCTCGGGCGGCTACGGCACCGCGTTCCAGGAGGCGGGCTACCGCCACTGGGGCGACCGGATGGTGCAGGACGTGGTGGACGCCGCCCGCTGGGCGGCGCGCAAGGGCAAGGTGGACGGGACCCGGGTCTGCGCCATGGGGACCAGCTTCGGCGCCTACGCGGCCATGCAGGCGGCCATCCTGGCGCCGGACCTGATCCGCTGCGCCGCCGGCCTCTCCGGCGTCTACGACCTCACCATGATGGACTGGCGCGGCGACATCTCCTGGTCCGGCCTGGGGCGCGGCTACGTGAAGCGCGCCGTCGGCGAGGACCCGGCGACGCTGCGGGCCTTCTCGCCGGTCTACAACGCCGCCCGGCTCACCGCGCCGGTCTTCCTGGCCCACGGCGGCCGCGACGAGCGGACGCCGCTGGCCCACGCCGAGCGGCTGAAGGAGGCCCTCACCGGGCAGGGCCGCCCGCCCGGGTGGCTGGTGGAGCCCACCGAGGGGCACGGGTTCTACGACGAGGCGGCGCGGCTGCGGCTCTACCAGCGGGTGGTGGGGTTCCTCGAGGCCAACACGACCCCGACCCGGACCCCGACCTCGACCCCGACCTCGACCCCGACCCCGACCTCGACCCCGACCTCGACCTCGACCCCGACGCCCTGA
- a CDS encoding HlyC/CorC family transporter, with protein sequence MDPQVTKALQALGAVLLLVVLRALAAAVEAALVATGQPRALALGAPPGATRRARCLAALARDPEGTGATIRVVETSTVLLAGLMSGTAGVLLFPDRAAFAAGLLAALLGAALSLLLAAVGRGLGAAHGEAVALALAVPVRGLRVLLRPVGQLLALLGAGHARFTLPRPPLAEMERALSEYAKAQGQGAATSELIHAVFEFREKVARDVMVPRTEVLAVELGTPVPEILRLLAEEGHSRVPVYREHLDQIVGVLHARDLVPLLASPELILLGDLLRPAHFVPWSKPVEQLLRELQRKKLHMALVVDEYGGVMGLCTLEDVLEQIVGEIHDEFDAEEGRAVEPHPDGSFTVVGSTPLAEFNRAAGADLPEDGGVETLAGFLNSIAGAIPARGDRFFWRGWVFTVSEADPRKVTRVRAARAARPSAEGKA encoded by the coding sequence ATGGACCCGCAGGTCACCAAGGCGCTCCAGGCGCTCGGCGCGGTGCTGCTGCTCGTCGTCCTGCGCGCCCTGGCGGCCGCGGTGGAGGCGGCGCTGGTGGCCACCGGGCAGCCGCGCGCCCTGGCGCTGGGCGCGCCCCCCGGCGCCACCCGGCGGGCCCGCTGCCTGGCGGCGCTGGCGCGCGACCCGGAGGGCACCGGCGCCACCATCCGGGTGGTGGAGACCAGCACCGTGCTGCTGGCCGGCCTGATGTCCGGCACCGCCGGCGTGCTCCTCTTCCCGGACCGGGCCGCCTTCGCGGCCGGCCTGCTGGCCGCCCTGCTCGGCGCGGCGCTCTCGCTGCTGCTGGCGGCGGTGGGGCGCGGGCTGGGGGCGGCCCACGGCGAGGCGGTGGCGCTGGCCCTGGCCGTGCCGGTGCGCGGCCTGCGGGTGCTCCTGCGCCCGGTGGGGCAGCTCCTGGCGCTGCTGGGCGCCGGCCACGCCCGCTTCACGCTGCCGCGCCCACCGCTGGCGGAGATGGAGCGGGCCCTGAGCGAGTACGCCAAGGCCCAGGGCCAGGGGGCGGCCACCAGCGAGCTCATCCACGCGGTCTTCGAGTTCCGCGAGAAGGTGGCCCGCGACGTGATGGTGCCGCGCACCGAGGTGCTGGCGGTGGAGCTCGGCACCCCGGTGCCGGAGATCCTGCGGCTGCTGGCCGAGGAGGGCCACTCGCGGGTGCCGGTGTACCGCGAGCACCTCGACCAGATCGTGGGCGTCCTGCACGCCCGCGACCTGGTGCCGCTCCTGGCCAGCCCGGAGCTGATCCTGCTCGGCGACCTCCTGCGCCCGGCCCACTTCGTGCCCTGGTCGAAGCCGGTGGAGCAGCTGCTGCGCGAGCTGCAGCGCAAGAAGCTGCACATGGCGCTGGTGGTGGACGAGTACGGCGGGGTCATGGGGCTGTGCACCCTGGAGGACGTCCTGGAGCAGATCGTGGGGGAGATCCACGACGAGTTCGACGCCGAGGAGGGGCGGGCGGTCGAGCCGCACCCGGACGGCTCCTTCACGGTGGTGGGCTCCACCCCGCTGGCCGAGTTCAACCGCGCCGCCGGCGCCGACCTGCCCGAGGACGGCGGCGTGGAGACGCTGGCCGGCTTCCTCAACTCCATCGCCGGCGCCATCCCGGCGCGCGGCGACCGCTTCTTCTGGCGCGGCTGGGTCTTCACCGTGAGCGAGGCCGACCCGCGCAAGGTGACGCGGGTGCGGGCCGCCCGCGCCGCCAGGCCCTCCGCCGAGGGCAAGGCCTGA
- a CDS encoding PEGA domain-containing protein, with protein sequence MKTILLAAALLAAAPSLAPAQEKLAEPAAPASTPAPARAAARPPMPHRLAALDFALAGSAHPDLARVLADAAAAGAAAAGGHQVLSQGEIAAMLGLERTRQMLGCTEDQGCQADLASALDSDRLLAGSLTILDRTSLLTVRLIDVKRSRTLARTTATLLDASEQELVDGARRLAHEAITGKRLDTTGVLRIAVDRPGATITLDGKALGSSPLTAAPRVLEGPHAITVQKAGFVRWSSTVVVTAGQTVPVEVDLIPIQLLGEAARSRLWTWGFVSAGVAGAATISAVYFGVQSRRSHDDYQAATSRSVAVDLADQTRSQAMLANVSWGVAGVAALGGGWLLYSAMVEDARAARPPDAAAPGARASAAVEEGVEVSAGAAPVPGGGLLTVGGRF encoded by the coding sequence GTGAAGACCATCCTCCTCGCCGCGGCGCTCCTGGCCGCCGCCCCGTCGCTCGCGCCCGCCCAGGAGAAGCTCGCCGAGCCGGCCGCTCCCGCCTCCACGCCGGCCCCGGCCAGGGCCGCGGCCCGCCCGCCCATGCCGCACCGGCTGGCGGCCCTCGACTTCGCCCTGGCCGGCTCGGCCCACCCCGACCTGGCCCGGGTCCTGGCCGACGCCGCGGCCGCCGGCGCCGCCGCCGCGGGCGGCCACCAGGTGCTGTCGCAGGGGGAGATCGCGGCCATGCTCGGGCTGGAGCGGACCCGCCAGATGCTGGGCTGCACCGAGGACCAGGGGTGCCAGGCGGACCTCGCCAGCGCCCTCGACTCCGACCGGCTGCTGGCCGGCTCGCTGACCATCCTGGACCGCACCTCGCTGCTCACCGTGCGGCTCATCGACGTGAAGCGGAGCCGCACCCTGGCGCGCACCACCGCCACGCTGCTCGACGCCAGCGAGCAGGAGCTGGTGGACGGGGCGCGCCGGCTGGCCCACGAGGCCATCACCGGCAAGCGGCTCGACACCACCGGCGTGCTGCGCATCGCGGTGGACCGGCCGGGCGCCACCATCACCCTGGACGGCAAGGCGCTGGGCAGCTCGCCGCTCACGGCCGCGCCGCGGGTGCTGGAGGGGCCCCACGCCATCACCGTGCAGAAGGCCGGCTTCGTCCGCTGGTCGTCCACCGTGGTGGTGACGGCCGGGCAGACGGTGCCGGTGGAGGTGGACCTCATCCCCATCCAGCTGCTGGGCGAGGCGGCCCGCTCGCGCCTCTGGACCTGGGGCTTCGTCTCGGCCGGCGTGGCCGGCGCGGCCACCATCTCGGCCGTCTACTTCGGCGTCCAGTCGCGCCGGAGCCACGACGACTACCAGGCCGCCACCAGCCGCTCGGTGGCGGTGGACCTGGCCGACCAGACCCGCTCGCAGGCCATGCTGGCCAACGTCTCCTGGGGCGTGGCCGGGGTGGCCGCCCTGGGCGGGGGCTGGCTGCTCTACTCCGCGATGGTGGAGGACGCGCGCGCCGCCCGGCCGCCGGACGCCGCCGCGCCGGGGGCCCGGGCCAGCGCCGCCGTCGAGGAGGGGGTCGAGGTGTCGGCGGGCGCCGCGCCGGTGCCGGGCGGAGGGCTCTTGACGGTGGGCGGCCGCTTCTAG